The genomic window CAGCGCCCGCTTTCGCAGATCTCCCCAGCGTTGCATGTGTCAGCCCGGCCGGCGCGCCCTGCCCATGGCTCAGCCCACCCGGGCGCCGAAGCGGCGCTCCCGGGCGGCGAAATCGGCCAGGGCGGCGTCGAAATGCTCGGCTCCGAAATCGGGCCAGAGCACGGGAAGAAAGACAAGCTCCGCATAGGCGGCCTGCCAGAGCAGGAAGTTCGAGATGCGCTGCTCGCCCGAGGTGCGGATGATGAGGTCCGGATCGGGCATGCCGGCCGTGAAGAGGCGTGCGCCGAAACCCGTCTCGTCCAGCGTGGCCGGATCCAGCTGGCCCGCTTGGGCGGCCGCCGCCACGGCCCGCGCCGCGGCCAGGATTTCCGCCCGCGCGCCATAGGACAGGGCCACGGTCAGGTTCAGCCGCGCGCCGCCCGCCGTGCGTTCCTCGGCCTGGAGGATGGCGGCACGGGTCTCGGCGCCGAATCGCTCCCGGTCGCCGATCACGCGCAGGCGCACGCCTTCCTTGGTGAGGTGCCCGACCTCCGCGCGCAGATAGTGGCGCAGCAGGCCGGTCAACTCCTGCACCTCATCGGCCGGCCGTGCCCAGTTCTCGGAGGAGAAGGCGAAAAGGGTCAGCCAGGACACGCCCGAGCGGATGGCCGCCTCGATGGTGCGCCGCGCCGCATCCGCGCCCGCCCGGTGGCCAAGCGCGACCGGAAGCCCCCGTGCCTGCGCCCAGCGCCGGTTGCCGTCCATGATGACGGCGACGTGGCGGGGCGGCGGCGCGCCCACGCCCGCCGCGGTGGCGGGCAAGGAGGACATCAGACGGTCTTGATGTCCTTTTCCTTCTCGGCGGTGACCTGCTCGATCTTCTTCACATATTCGTCGGTCAGCTTCTGGACCTCGTCGGACCAGCGCTTGGCGTCATCCTCGCCGATCTCGGACTTCTTCTTCCAGCCCTGGATCTGCTCCATGCCATCACGGCGCACGCCGCGCACGGCCACCTTCGCCCCTTCCGCATACTTGGCCGCGGTCTTGGCCAGCTCGTTGCGGCGCTGTTCCGTGAGCGGGGGCAGGTTCACCCGGATGGTCTGGCCCTCGGTCTGCGGGTTCAGGCCCAGGCCCGAATCGCGGATGCCGATCTCGACCGCCTTCACCACCGAACGGTCCCAGACCTGGACCGACAGCATGGAGGGCCCGCCCACCGAGACGGTGCCGAGCTGGCTCAGCGGCTGGTTGCTGCCATAGGCCTCGATGCGGATGGGCTCCAGCAGCGAGGGCGAGGCCCGGCCGGTCCGCAGACCGGTGAATTCCTTCTTGAGCGTCTCCATCGCGCCGTCCATGCGGCGGATGAGATCGGCCTTGAGCGTCTTGAGGTCGGGGGTGGGGCCGCCATGGGTTCGCCTCGCGGTCAGGGGGTGTCGGTCACGGTGGTGAAGCGGCCGTGGCCCAGCATCACCTCAGTAAAGGCACCGGGTTCATGGATGTTGAAGACGACGATGGGAAGATGGTTTTCGCGCGCCACGGAAATGGCGGCCGCGTCCATCACGGCCAGGTCGCGCGAGAGCATCTCCAGGTAGCTCAGCGTGGTGAAGCGCTGGGCGTCGGGGTTGCGGCGCGGGTCGCTGTCATAAACGCCATCCACCTGCGTGCCCTTCAGCAGGGCGTTGCAGCCCATCTCGGCCGCGCGCAGGGCGGCCGCGGTGTCGGTGGTGAAGAAGGGGTTGCCCGTGCCGGCGGCGAAGATCACCACCCGTCCCTTCTCCATGTGCCGGATGGCACGCCGGCGGATATAGGGCTCGCAGATGGAGGCCATGGGGATGGCGCTCTGCACCCGGGTCTGCACGCCGATCTGCTCCAGCGCGGACTGCATGCCCAGCGCGTTCATCACGGTGGCCAGCATGCCCATGTAGTCGGCCTGGGCGCGGTCCATGCCGGTCGCCGCCCCCGCGATGCCGCGGAAGATGTTGCCGCCGCCGATGACCAGCGCCACCTGGACGCCGAGCGCCACCACGCCCTTGATGTCGTTCGCGATGGCCTTGAGCGTGCCGGTGTCGAGACCGTAGTTGCGGTCCCCCATCAGCGCCTCGCCGGACACCTTCAGCAGCACACGCTTGTAGACGGGCGTTTCGCTCATGGGTGTTCCGCTCTTGTTGAAGGCGCAGTGGAAAGCGGCGCGGCAGGCCGGCCGTGAACAGCCCGCCGACCCGGTGGGCCGGCGGAGTTTAGCAGGGGTCAAGGGCGCGGCAAGCCGCGCACCCCGCCCTCACCATGCGGCGGGTGTCAGACGCCCGCCTGGGCCGCGACCTCGGCGGCGAAGTCCGTCACCTGCTTCTCGATGCCCTCGCCGAGCTGGAAGCGGGCGAAGCCCGTGCAGGTCAGGCCGGCCTTCTGGACCACGGCCTTCACGCGGCTCTCACCGTCATGCACCCAGACCTGCTCCAGCAGCACCACTTCCTCATAGAACTTGCGGATGCGGCCTTCGACCATCTTCTCGATGACGGCGGGGGGCTTGCCGGAGGCCTGGGCCTGCTCGGTCAGCACCGCCTTCTCGCGCTCCAGCGCCGCCGGGTCCACGGCGGAGACGTCCAGCGCATCCGGCCGGGTGGCGGCCACATGCATGCCCATCTGCCGGCCCAGCGTCAGGATGGCATCGGCCTCGCCGGCACCCTCCAGCGCCACCAGCACGCCGATCTTGCCCAAACCGGGCTTCACCGCGTTGTGGACATAGGTCGCGACCGCGCCCTGGCCGACCTTGAGCACCCGCGCGCGGCGGATGGTCATGTTCTCGCCGATGGTGGCGATCATCTTGGTCAGCTCGTCCTGCGTGGTGTGGCCGGTGCCGGGATAGGGCGCCGCCTGCAGCGCCGCCACATCCTCACCCACCGTCAGCGCCAGCTTGGCCACGTTCTCGACGAAACCCTGGAAGGCCTCGTTGCGCGCCACGAAATCGGTCTCGGCGTTCACCTCGACCATGGCGGCCACCTGGCCGTCCGAGGCCACGCCCACCAGCCCTTCGGCGGCCACGCGGCCGGACTTCTTGGCGGCGGCCGAAAGACCCTTCTTCCGCAGCCAGTCAATGGCGGCTTCCATGTCGCCGCCCGCCTCGACCAGGGCCTTCTTGCAATCCATCATGCCCGCGCCGGTGGCGTCGCGCAGCTCCCGCACCATCGCGGCGGTGATTTCAGCCATGAGCCTATTCCTTTGCTTGCTGAATCAGGCCTGGGCGGCCGGGGCTTCCTCGGCCGGCACCGCCACCTCTTCGGGCATCGGGGCGGCCATAGCGCCCAGGTCGGCGCCCGAGGCCTGCATCTCGGCCGAGATGCCGTCGAACACCGCACCCGCCACCAGGTCGCAATAGAGGTTGATCGCGCGGATCGCGTCGTCATTGCCCGGGATGGGGTAGGTCACGCCCACGGGGTCCGCGTTGCTGTCCACCACGCCGACCACGGGAATGCCAAGCGTGTTGGCCTCCTCGATCGCCAGCTTCTCCTTGACCACGTCAATGACGAAGATCAGGTCCGGCAGGCCGCCCATCTCGCGGATGCCGCCCAGCGCGCGGTCCAGCTTCTCCTTGTCGCGGGTCAGCATCAGGATCTCCTTCTTGGTGAGACCCTGGATGTCGCCGGACAGGCGCTGGTCCAGTTCCTTCAGGCGCTTGATGCTGCCCGTGATCGTCTTCCAGTTGGTGAGCATGCCGCCCAGCCAGCGGTGGTTCACATAATACTGGCCGCAGCGGGTCGCGGCCTCGGCCACGTATTCCGCCGCGCTCTTCTTGGTGCCCACGAAGAGCACGCGGCCGCCGCCGGCCACCGTGTCACGCACCACGCGCAGGGCGCGCTCCAGCATCGGGACGGTCTGCTGCAGGTCCAGGATGTGGACCTGGTTGCGCACGCCGAAGATGTAGGGGGCCATCCGCGGGTTCCAGCGCCGCGTGTGGTGGCCGAAATGCACGCCCGCTTCGAGCAGTTGGCGCAGGGAAACTTCGGGCATCGCCATGGCGATCTCCTTCCTGTTCAGTCCGGTTGGGCCTCCGCGGCGCAAACCCCGGATCGCTCCGGGACCGGACCCTGCCATGGTGGAAACACCATTCCGGAAGGGGCGCCGCGTGTGGATTACCGGCGGAACCATTCCACCGGCGCGGGGCTCATGGCCGAATTCCCGCCGGAACGCAAGCCTCCAGGGCCAAAACCACCCGCTCGGCGCCTGCTTTCACGGTCCCGTCATTGACCACGCGCACCACCCTGAGGCCCGGCGGCAGCGGCACCTCGCGTGCCAGCCGGGCCGCGATCTCGGCCTCGCCCTCCCGCCCGCGGGCCGCGAGGCGCGCGGCCAGCACGGCGGCCGGCGCCGTCACCTCGATGACGGTGAGCGGCGCGCGGGACGCCACCTCCTCCAGCACGGCACGCGAGAGGCTCATCACCGTGACCGGCGCGCGGCGCGTCTCCTCGGTGCGGATGCCGTAGTGCAGCCCATGCGCGCGCCAGCGCACCGCGAGGTCGGCCGTGGCGAAGCCCGCCTCGTCCAGCGCCTCATGCCCTTCCTCCCCCAGCCCATCGGGGCGGGAGATGACGCGGCGCGCGAAATGGAACCGGCCGTCCCCCGCCAGCGCCGCCCGCGCCGCCGCCAGCAAGGTGTCCTTGCCCGCCCCGGAGGGCCCCACCACCGCCACCCACATCGAACCGTCCCCGGATTGACGAATTGCGCCGCAGGCGTCCCTATCCCCACAATGCCAAGGAGGCCAGCCATGTTCACCACTCGCCCCGAGATCGCCGCCACCTTCGGTGCCGTGGCCAGCACTCACTGGATCGCCTCGCAGGTCGGGATGAGCGTGCTGGAACGCGGCGGCAACGCCTTCGACGCCGCCGCCGCGGCCGGCTTCACCCTGCAGATCGTCGAGCCGCACCTGAACGGCCCGGGCGGCGACTGCCCCATCATCCTGCACAGCGCGAAGCTGGGCGCCCAGCAGGTGATCTGCGGCCAGGGCCCCGCCCCGGGCGGGCTGACCGTGGCGCTGATGCGCGACCAGCTCGGCCAGTCCATCATGCCCGGCACCGGCTTCCTCGCCGCCCCCGTCCCGGGCGCCTTCGACGCCTGGGCGCGCATGCTGCTGGAACACGGCACCTGGCGCCTGCGCGACGTGCTGGAATACGCCATCGGCTATGCCGCGCGCGGCGCGCACATGGTCCCGCGCGTGATCCAGACGCTGGCCACCGTGAAGCCGCTCTTCGAGGCGGAGTGGAAGACCTCCGCCGCGCTGTGGCTGCGCGATGGCGGGCCCCAGCCCGGCAAGCTCTGGTCCAACCCCGTGCTGGCCGAGACCTATGCCCGGCTGGTGCGCGAGGCCGAGGCCCCCGGCCGCACCCGCGAGCAGGAGATCGAGGCCGCCCGCGACGCCTGGTATGGCGGCTTCATCGCCGAGGCCATCGACCGCTTCGTCCGCACGCCCATGATGGACACCTCGGGCGAGCGCCACGCCGGCGTGCTGACCGGCCAGGACATGGCGAACTGGCGCGCGGGCGTCGAGGCCCCCACCACCCGCGAATTCCGCGGCCACACCGTGCTGAAATGCGGCCCCTGGAGCCAGGGCCCGGCCATGCTCCAGACCCTGGCCCTGCTGGACGGCTATGACCTTTCGGCCATGGACCCGGTGGGCGAGGAATTCGTCCACACCGTCACCGAGGCCATGAAGCTCGCCTTCGCCGACCGCGAGGGCTTCTATGGCGACCCGGCCTTCGTGGACGTGCCGCTCGCCACCCTGCTGTCCGACGCCTATGCCGCCGAGCGCCGCAAGCTGATCGGGCGCGAGGCCTCGATGGAGTTCCGCCCCGGCACCCCCGATGGCCGCACGGCGCAGGGCGTGGACTACGCCGCCGCCATCCGCCGCGCCGCCGAGATGACCGCTGCCGCCGGCACGGGCGAGCCCACCGTCTCGCGCCTCGGCGCCTCGGGGGGCGACACCTGCCATGTGGACGTGATTGACCGCT from Roseococcus microcysteis includes these protein-coding regions:
- the uppS gene encoding polyprenyl diphosphate synthase; this translates as MSSLPATAAGVGAPPPRHVAVIMDGNRRWAQARGLPVALGHRAGADAARRTIEAAIRSGVSWLTLFAFSSENWARPADEVQELTGLLRHYLRAEVGHLTKEGVRLRVIGDRERFGAETRAAILQAEERTAGGARLNLTVALSYGARAEILAAARAVAAAAQAGQLDPATLDETGFGARLFTAGMPDPDLIIRTSGEQRISNFLLWQAAYAELVFLPVLWPDFGAEHFDAALADFAARERRFGARVG
- the frr gene encoding ribosome recycling factor, whose amino-acid sequence is MDGAMETLKKEFTGLRTGRASPSLLEPIRIEAYGSNQPLSQLGTVSVGGPSMLSVQVWDRSVVKAVEIGIRDSGLGLNPQTEGQTIRVNLPPLTEQRRNELAKTAAKYAEGAKVAVRGVRRDGMEQIQGWKKKSEIGEDDAKRWSDEVQKLTDEYVKKIEQVTAEKEKDIKTV
- the pyrH gene encoding UMP kinase, encoding MSETPVYKRVLLKVSGEALMGDRNYGLDTGTLKAIANDIKGVVALGVQVALVIGGGNIFRGIAGAATGMDRAQADYMGMLATVMNALGMQSALEQIGVQTRVQSAIPMASICEPYIRRRAIRHMEKGRVVIFAAGTGNPFFTTDTAAALRAAEMGCNALLKGTQVDGVYDSDPRRNPDAQRFTTLSYLEMLSRDLAVMDAAAISVARENHLPIVVFNIHEPGAFTEVMLGHGRFTTVTDTP
- the tsf gene encoding translation elongation factor Ts, producing the protein MAEITAAMVRELRDATGAGMMDCKKALVEAGGDMEAAIDWLRKKGLSAAAKKSGRVAAEGLVGVASDGQVAAMVEVNAETDFVARNEAFQGFVENVAKLALTVGEDVAALQAAPYPGTGHTTQDELTKMIATIGENMTIRRARVLKVGQGAVATYVHNAVKPGLGKIGVLVALEGAGEADAILTLGRQMGMHVAATRPDALDVSAVDPAALEREKAVLTEQAQASGKPPAVIEKMVEGRIRKFYEEVVLLEQVWVHDGESRVKAVVQKAGLTCTGFARFQLGEGIEKQVTDFAAEVAAQAGV
- the rpsB gene encoding 30S ribosomal protein S2, producing the protein MAMPEVSLRQLLEAGVHFGHHTRRWNPRMAPYIFGVRNQVHILDLQQTVPMLERALRVVRDTVAGGGRVLFVGTKKSAAEYVAEAATRCGQYYVNHRWLGGMLTNWKTITGSIKRLKELDQRLSGDIQGLTKKEILMLTRDKEKLDRALGGIREMGGLPDLIFVIDVVKEKLAIEEANTLGIPVVGVVDSNADPVGVTYPIPGNDDAIRAINLYCDLVAGAVFDGISAEMQASGADLGAMAAPMPEEVAVPAEEAPAAQA
- a CDS encoding phosphonate metabolism protein/1,5-bisphosphokinase (PRPP-forming) PhnN, giving the protein MWVAVVGPSGAGKDTLLAAARAALAGDGRFHFARRVISRPDGLGEEGHEALDEAGFATADLAVRWRAHGLHYGIRTEETRRAPVTVMSLSRAVLEEVASRAPLTVIEVTAPAAVLAARLAARGREGEAEIAARLAREVPLPPGLRVVRVVNDGTVKAGAERVVLALEACVPAGIRP
- a CDS encoding gamma-glutamyltransferase family protein, translated to MFTTRPEIAATFGAVASTHWIASQVGMSVLERGGNAFDAAAAAGFTLQIVEPHLNGPGGDCPIILHSAKLGAQQVICGQGPAPGGLTVALMRDQLGQSIMPGTGFLAAPVPGAFDAWARMLLEHGTWRLRDVLEYAIGYAARGAHMVPRVIQTLATVKPLFEAEWKTSAALWLRDGGPQPGKLWSNPVLAETYARLVREAEAPGRTREQEIEAARDAWYGGFIAEAIDRFVRTPMMDTSGERHAGVLTGQDMANWRAGVEAPTTREFRGHTVLKCGPWSQGPAMLQTLALLDGYDLSAMDPVGEEFVHTVTEAMKLAFADREGFYGDPAFVDVPLATLLSDAYAAERRKLIGREASMEFRPGTPDGRTAQGVDYAAAIRRAAEMTAAAGTGEPTVSRLGASGGDTCHVDVIDRWGNFVSATPSAGWLQSSPAVPELGFCLGTRCQMFWLDAELPNGLKPGKRPRTTLSPSMVLRDGKPWMSFGTPGGEQQDQWQPIMLARMLAHGFNIQEAIDLPSFHSEHWVSSFWPRGAKPGKLVLEGRFAPAVLEALKARGHAAEMGGEWSEGRLTGARLEADGQIFAGANPRGMQGYAVGR